A genomic window from Streptococcus sanguinis includes:
- a CDS encoding 50S ribosomal protein L9 codes for MKVIFLADVKGKGKKGEIKEMPTGYAQNFLIKKNLAKEATAQAIGELRGKQKSEEKAHAELVAEAQAIKTKLAEEATLVEFTEKVGPDGRTFGSITSKKIAEELQKQFGIKIDKRHIKVDSPIRSIGLIDVPVKIYQDITGVIRLRVKEG; via the coding sequence ATGAAAGTAATTTTTTTAGCAGATGTAAAAGGTAAAGGCAAAAAAGGCGAAATCAAGGAAATGCCGACTGGCTATGCTCAAAATTTTTTGATTAAGAAAAACTTAGCCAAGGAAGCAACAGCGCAGGCTATCGGTGAACTGCGCGGTAAGCAAAAGTCTGAAGAAAAAGCCCACGCAGAACTAGTGGCAGAAGCTCAGGCTATTAAGACTAAGTTAGCAGAAGAAGCTACTCTTGTTGAATTTACTGAAAAAGTTGGTCCGGATGGCCGCACCTTTGGCTCTATTACCAGCAAGAAAATAGCAGAAGAGCTGCAGAAACAATTCGGTATCAAGATCGATAAACGCCATATTAAGGTGGACTCACCGATTCGCTCCATTGGTCTGATAGATGTTCCAGTGAAAATTTATCAGGATATAACTGGGGTGATTCGTTTGCGGGTTAAAGAAGGATAA
- a CDS encoding DHH family phosphoesterase, translating to MLYLLGEIRFFLGFMVKWRNKRSMMKKFRFAPIHLAMAGLISFIILAICLRLFGDSLAMLAALMLVLALLIVLFIQQQRVSELDEIEQIHYVNHQAEGSLASLLDKMPVGVIKISEDNGDVEWFNPYAELIFTTEDGDFDADMLKNIMKVAYSDSGHYATVGDKKYSVYLDRASSVFYFFDASNEYEATVGLVTTRPVIGIISVDNYDDLEDVVSDTDISHINSFVANFVAEFSEQFHMFYRRVGMDRFYLFTDYTVLEQLMENKFSIIDQFRTEAKNRELSLTLSMGFSYGDGNHDEIGRVALLNLNLAEVRGGDQAVVKENNDNMNPIFFGGGTASAVKRTRTRTRAMMTAISDKIKSVDQVFIVGHKNLDMDALGSSLGMQLFASNIIEKAYVVYDPSQMASDIERSITKLQQEGADYLVPLSEAVNMVTNRSLLIMVDHSKISLTLSKDFFDQFSQIIVVDHHRRDEDFPENAVIAYIESGASSASELVTELIQFQNSKKNRLSKMQASLLMAGIMLDTKGFSSRVTSRTFDVASYLRTRGSDSVVIQDISATNFEDYRAINELILNGKKILPNVIVAAGPEENTYDTVVISKAADTMLSMSGIEATFVVSKNTKGYVSISARSRSKINVQRIMEKLGGGGHFNLAAAQIEGKTVSEVLQSLNQEIMDQVIKEEVIIDEEKKG from the coding sequence ATGCTTTACTTATTGGGAGAAATTCGCTTTTTTCTAGGATTTATGGTAAAATGGCGGAATAAGAGGTCTATGATGAAAAAATTTCGTTTTGCCCCAATTCACTTGGCGATGGCGGGTCTAATTTCCTTTATAATCTTAGCCATCTGTCTGAGGCTTTTTGGTGATAGTTTGGCCATGCTAGCTGCTCTCATGCTTGTGCTGGCTCTTTTGATTGTGCTTTTTATCCAGCAACAGAGAGTATCCGAGCTAGATGAGATTGAGCAGATTCATTATGTCAATCATCAGGCAGAAGGGAGCCTCGCTTCCTTGCTGGATAAGATGCCAGTTGGTGTCATTAAAATCAGTGAAGATAATGGTGATGTAGAGTGGTTTAATCCCTATGCAGAATTGATTTTTACAACCGAAGATGGTGATTTTGATGCTGATATGCTCAAGAATATCATGAAGGTTGCTTATTCAGACTCTGGTCATTATGCTACGGTTGGAGACAAGAAATATTCAGTTTACTTGGACCGTGCATCCAGTGTGTTTTATTTTTTTGATGCATCCAATGAATACGAAGCTACCGTTGGTCTGGTGACAACGCGGCCGGTAATCGGGATTATCTCGGTGGATAATTATGATGATTTGGAAGATGTCGTTTCTGACACAGATATCAGTCATATCAATAGCTTTGTGGCCAACTTCGTAGCAGAATTTTCTGAGCAGTTTCACATGTTTTACCGTCGGGTTGGCATGGATCGGTTCTATCTTTTTACAGATTACACGGTGTTGGAACAGCTGATGGAAAATAAATTTTCTATCATTGATCAATTCCGGACGGAAGCTAAAAATCGAGAGCTGTCGCTGACACTCAGTATGGGCTTTTCATATGGTGATGGCAATCATGATGAAATCGGTCGGGTCGCTCTGCTCAACCTCAACTTAGCTGAAGTTCGCGGTGGGGATCAAGCTGTTGTCAAAGAAAATAATGACAACATGAACCCAATTTTCTTTGGTGGAGGAACGGCGTCAGCTGTTAAGCGGACGCGCACCCGTACTCGAGCTATGATGACTGCGATCTCCGATAAGATTAAGAGTGTGGATCAGGTCTTTATAGTCGGACATAAAAATCTGGATATGGATGCCTTGGGTTCTTCTCTTGGTATGCAGCTCTTTGCTAGTAACATCATTGAGAAAGCTTATGTGGTCTATGATCCGTCCCAGATGGCTTCTGACATTGAGCGCTCCATTACAAAGCTCCAGCAGGAAGGGGCTGACTATCTAGTGCCACTTTCTGAAGCAGTAAATATGGTGACCAATCGTTCGCTTTTGATTATGGTTGACCACTCCAAAATATCTCTGACGCTGTCTAAGGATTTCTTTGATCAATTCAGTCAGATTATCGTAGTCGACCACCATCGTCGTGATGAAGATTTTCCGGAAAATGCTGTGATTGCCTATATCGAAAGTGGGGCTAGCAGTGCCAGTGAATTGGTAACGGAGCTGATTCAGTTCCAGAATTCTAAAAAGAACCGTCTCAGTAAGATGCAAGCCAGCCTTCTCATGGCGGGTATTATGCTTGACACGAAAGGATTTTCATCTCGAGTTACCAGTCGGACCTTTGATGTGGCCAGCTATCTACGGACTAGGGGCAGTGACAGTGTTGTGATTCAGGATATTTCCGCTACGAATTTTGAGGATTATCGTGCGATTAATGAACTGATTTTAAACGGCAAGAAGATTTTGCCAAATGTCATTGTAGCAGCTGGTCCAGAGGAGAACACTTATGATACGGTTGTCATCAGTAAGGCAGCTGATACCATGCTGTCCATGTCAGGGATTGAAGCTACTTTTGTCGTGAGCAAGAATACCAAAGGCTATGTGTCTATTTCAGCTCGCAGTCGCAGCAAGATCAACGTTCAGCGAATTATGGAAAAGCTGGGCGGTGGCGGCCATTTCAATCTGGCTGCAGCTCAAATTGAAGGTAAAACAGTTTCTGAGGTCCTTCAGTCGCTGAATCAAGAAATTATGGACCAAGTCATTAAAGAGGAAGTAATAATAGACGAGGAGAAAAAAGGATGA
- the mnmG gene encoding tRNA uridine-5-carboxymethylaminomethyl(34) synthesis enzyme MnmG, which translates to MTYNFTESYDIVVIGAGHAGVEASLAASRMGCKVLLATLNIEMLAFMPCNPSIGGSAKGIVVREVDALGGEMAKNIDKSYIQMKMLNTGKGPAVRALRAQADKEVYSKEMRKTVENQENLTLRQTMINEILVEDGKVIGVKTATHQEYAAKAVIVTTGTALRGEIIIGDLKYSSGPNHSLAAIPLADNLRDLGFEIGRFKTGTPPRVKASSINYDVTEIQPGDEKANHFSYTSRDEDYVKDQVPCWLTYTNAESHEIIQNNLHRAPMFSGVVKGVGPRYCPSIEDKIVRFADKERHQLFLEPEGRDTEEVYVQGLSTSLPEDVQKDLVHSIKGLENAEMMRTGYAIEYDMIMPHQLRATLETKKISGLFTAGQTNGTSGYEEAAGQGIIAGINAALKVQGKPELILKRSDGYIGVMIDDLVTKGTVEPYRLLTSRAEYRLILRHDNADMRLTEIGREIGLVDDERWARFEIKKNQFDNEMKRLESIKLKPVKETNAKVEALGFKPLTDAVTAKEFMRRPEVSYQDVVQFIGPAAEELDEKIIELLETEIKYEGYISKALDQVEKMKRMEEKRIPTNIDWDDIDSIATEARQKFKKINPETIGQASRISGVNPADISILMVYLEGKSRSISKNQAK; encoded by the coding sequence ATGACATACAATTTTACTGAAAGTTATGATATTGTTGTGATTGGGGCAGGCCACGCCGGAGTTGAGGCATCTCTGGCTGCCAGTCGAATGGGCTGTAAAGTTCTGCTGGCAACTCTTAATATTGAAATGCTGGCTTTTATGCCCTGCAATCCATCTATCGGAGGGTCTGCAAAAGGCATTGTCGTTCGTGAAGTCGATGCTTTGGGCGGTGAGATGGCCAAGAATATTGACAAGAGCTATATCCAGATGAAGATGCTCAACACGGGTAAGGGACCTGCAGTTCGGGCTCTTCGGGCGCAGGCGGATAAGGAAGTCTACTCCAAAGAAATGCGGAAGACTGTCGAAAATCAAGAAAATCTGACCTTGCGGCAAACTATGATTAATGAAATCTTGGTAGAAGATGGTAAGGTAATTGGGGTTAAGACAGCGACTCATCAGGAGTATGCGGCTAAAGCTGTTATTGTTACGACTGGAACAGCCTTGCGGGGAGAAATTATCATTGGTGATCTCAAGTATTCATCAGGTCCTAACCACAGTCTGGCAGCTATTCCTTTAGCAGATAACCTGCGGGATCTAGGTTTTGAAATTGGTCGTTTTAAAACCGGAACGCCTCCGCGTGTCAAGGCGTCATCTATCAATTATGATGTAACTGAGATTCAGCCAGGTGATGAAAAAGCCAATCATTTTTCTTATACGTCTCGTGACGAGGACTATGTAAAAGACCAAGTTCCTTGCTGGTTGACTTATACCAATGCCGAAAGTCATGAGATTATCCAAAATAACCTGCATCGGGCGCCTATGTTTTCAGGAGTAGTCAAGGGTGTGGGGCCACGTTATTGCCCGTCTATTGAGGATAAGATTGTCCGTTTTGCAGACAAAGAGCGTCACCAACTTTTCTTAGAGCCTGAGGGCCGTGATACGGAAGAAGTTTATGTGCAGGGGCTGTCAACCAGTCTGCCAGAAGATGTACAAAAGGACTTGGTTCACTCTATCAAAGGTCTAGAAAATGCTGAGATGATGCGGACAGGCTATGCTATTGAGTACGATATGATTATGCCCCACCAGTTGCGGGCAACCTTGGAAACTAAGAAAATTTCTGGGCTCTTTACAGCAGGTCAAACTAATGGGACTTCTGGCTATGAAGAAGCTGCAGGTCAAGGGATTATCGCTGGTATTAATGCGGCCTTGAAAGTCCAAGGTAAGCCAGAGCTGATTCTGAAACGCAGTGACGGTTACATTGGAGTTATGATTGATGATTTGGTGACCAAGGGGACCGTAGAACCTTATCGACTCTTGACCAGCCGAGCAGAGTACCGTTTGATTCTCCGTCATGACAATGCTGATATGCGTTTGACAGAGATAGGCCGAGAAATTGGTCTGGTAGATGATGAGCGCTGGGCTCGTTTCGAGATTAAAAAGAATCAATTTGATAATGAAATGAAGCGTTTGGAATCCATCAAGCTAAAACCTGTCAAGGAAACCAATGCCAAGGTAGAAGCGCTTGGTTTTAAGCCTCTGACAGATGCGGTAACTGCTAAAGAATTTATGCGGCGGCCGGAAGTATCTTATCAAGATGTGGTTCAGTTCATTGGTCCAGCGGCAGAAGAGCTTGATGAGAAGATTATCGAGCTGCTTGAGACAGAAATTAAGTACGAAGGCTATATTTCCAAAGCTCTTGATCAGGTTGAAAAGATGAAGCGCATGGAAGAGAAGCGGATTCCAACTAATATTGACTGGGATGATATTGATTCGATTGCGACAGAAGCACGACAGAAGTTTAAGAAAATCAATCCAGAAACGATTGGTCAGGCTAGCCGTATTTCTGGTGTCAATCCAGCAGATATTTCCATTTTGATGGTTTACTTAGAAGGCAAGTCTAGAAGCATTTCTAAAAATCAAGCGAAGTAA
- the mnmA gene encoding tRNA 2-thiouridine(34) synthase MnmA yields MSDNSKTRVVVGMSGGVDSSVTALLLKEQGYDVIGIFMKNWDDTDEFGVCTATEDYKDVAAVADQIGIPYYSVNFEKEYWDRVFEYFLAEYRAGRTPNPDVMCNKEIKFKAFLDYALTLGADYVATGHYAQVKRDQDGLVHMLRGKDNNKDQTYFLSQLSQEQLQKTMFPLGHLEKPEVRAIAERAGLATAKKKDSTGICFIGEKNFKEFLSQYLPAQPGRMMTMEGQDMGQHAGLMYYTIGQRGGLGIGGQHGGDNEPWFVVGKDLSQNILYVGQGFYHDNLMSTSLDASQVHFTKEMPEEFTMECTAKFRYRQPDSKVTVTVKGDKAVVNFDQPQRAITPGQAVVFYDGDECLGGGLIDRAYKNGQVLQYI; encoded by the coding sequence ATGAGTGATAACTCTAAGACTCGTGTCGTTGTTGGTATGAGTGGAGGTGTCGATTCGTCAGTAACTGCTTTGCTCTTAAAAGAGCAAGGTTACGATGTGATTGGCATCTTCATGAAAAACTGGGACGATACAGATGAATTTGGTGTCTGCACAGCCACAGAAGACTACAAGGATGTAGCTGCTGTTGCAGATCAGATTGGCATTCCTTACTACTCTGTCAACTTTGAGAAAGAGTACTGGGATCGCGTTTTTGAATACTTCTTGGCGGAATACCGAGCTGGTAGGACTCCAAATCCAGATGTCATGTGTAACAAGGAAATTAAGTTTAAAGCCTTCCTTGACTATGCCTTGACACTGGGTGCTGATTACGTTGCAACGGGTCACTATGCTCAGGTGAAGAGAGACCAAGATGGCTTGGTTCACATGCTGCGTGGCAAGGACAACAATAAGGATCAGACTTATTTTCTGAGTCAGCTGTCTCAGGAACAACTGCAAAAGACCATGTTTCCTCTGGGTCATTTAGAAAAGCCAGAAGTTCGAGCAATTGCTGAAAGAGCTGGTTTAGCTACAGCTAAGAAAAAAGACTCGACAGGTATTTGCTTCATTGGTGAGAAGAATTTTAAAGAATTTCTGAGTCAATACTTACCAGCCCAGCCTGGTCGCATGATGACTATGGAAGGCCAAGATATGGGCCAGCATGCTGGTTTGATGTATTATACCATTGGCCAGCGAGGTGGTCTTGGAATTGGTGGTCAGCACGGCGGAGATAATGAGCCTTGGTTTGTGGTTGGAAAAGACCTCAGCCAAAATATTCTTTATGTGGGTCAAGGCTTTTACCATGACAACTTAATGTCAACCAGTCTTGACGCTAGTCAGGTTCATTTCACAAAAGAAATGCCAGAAGAATTTACTATGGAATGTACAGCTAAGTTCCGTTATCGTCAGCCGGATTCCAAGGTGACAGTTACTGTAAAGGGTGACAAGGCAGTTGTCAACTTCGATCAACCACAAAGGGCTATTACTCCAGGGCAAGCAGTCGTCTTCTATGATGGAGATGAATGCTTAGGTGGTGGCTTGATTGACAGAGCTTATAAGAATGGTCAAGTCTTACAGTACATTTAG
- the sdaAB gene encoding L-serine ammonia-lyase, iron-sulfur-dependent, subunit beta, which yields MTSLRFQSVFDIIGPVMIGPSSSHTAGAVRIGKIVSSIFNDEPTEVEFQLFNSFAKTYRGHGTDLALVAGILGMDTDDPEIPNSLEIAHKRGIKIVWTIQKDSNAPHPNTTKITVKNDRKTISVTGVSIGGGNIQVTELNGFSVSLSMNTPTIIIVHQDVPGMIAHVTEALSRYNINIAQMNVTREKAGEKAIMIIEVDSRSCEEAINEIRNIPHLHNVNFFK from the coding sequence ATGACTTCACTAAGATTTCAATCTGTTTTTGATATTATTGGACCTGTGATGATAGGCCCATCAAGCAGTCATACAGCAGGCGCCGTCCGTATCGGAAAAATTGTCTCCTCTATTTTTAACGATGAGCCAACGGAAGTAGAATTCCAGCTCTTTAACTCTTTTGCCAAAACTTACCGAGGTCACGGAACTGACTTGGCTCTTGTAGCAGGGATTTTAGGTATGGATACAGATGATCCAGAGATTCCTAACAGCCTTGAAATCGCCCATAAACGTGGCATCAAGATTGTCTGGACCATTCAAAAGGATAGCAATGCTCCCCACCCCAATACGACAAAGATTACAGTTAAAAATGACCGTAAAACAATCAGTGTGACTGGAGTCTCTATCGGTGGCGGCAACATTCAAGTAACAGAGTTGAATGGCTTTTCAGTATCTCTGAGCATGAATACTCCGACCATCATTATTGTCCACCAGGATGTCCCAGGCATGATTGCCCATGTCACCGAAGCTCTGTCACGCTACAATATCAATATAGCTCAGATGAATGTCACCCGTGAGAAGGCTGGAGAAAAAGCGATTATGATTATTGAAGTTGACAGCCGCAGCTGCGAGGAAGCCATCAATGAAATTCGCAATATTCCTCATCTGCATAATGTGAATTTCTTTAAATAG
- the sdaAA gene encoding L-serine ammonia-lyase, iron-sulfur-dependent, subunit alpha — MFYSIKELVEQADLDYQGNVAELMIATEYELTGRERDEVLRLMDRNLEVMKASVLLGLDESKSRSGLTGGDAAKLDHYIQSGKALSDHTVLTAAKNAIAVNEHNAKMGLVCATPTAGSAGCLPAVLTSAIEKLGLSEEEQLNFLLAAGAFGLVIANNASISGAEGGCQAEVGSASAMSAAALVLAAGGSPFQASQAICFVIKNMLGLICDPVAGLVEVPCVKRNAMGASYAFIAADMALAGIESKIPVDEVIDAMYQVGSSLPTAFRETAEGGLATTPTGRRLSKEIFGE; from the coding sequence ATGTTTTATTCCATCAAAGAATTGGTAGAGCAAGCTGACTTGGATTACCAAGGAAATGTTGCTGAATTGATGATTGCTACCGAGTATGAATTAACTGGTCGTGAAAGAGATGAAGTCCTACGACTGATGGATCGCAATCTGGAAGTCATGAAAGCCTCTGTCCTTCTTGGACTGGATGAGAGCAAGTCTCGCAGTGGATTGACTGGCGGAGACGCAGCAAAACTTGATCACTATATTCAGTCAGGAAAGGCTTTGTCAGACCACACTGTGCTGACTGCTGCCAAAAATGCCATCGCTGTAAATGAACACAATGCTAAAATGGGACTGGTTTGTGCAACACCTACTGCCGGCAGCGCTGGCTGTCTGCCGGCTGTTCTTACATCAGCCATTGAAAAATTAGGACTCTCAGAAGAAGAACAGCTAAACTTTCTATTAGCTGCAGGCGCTTTTGGCCTAGTTATTGCCAATAACGCCTCAATTTCGGGTGCTGAAGGTGGCTGTCAAGCTGAGGTTGGCTCCGCTTCTGCTATGAGTGCAGCTGCTTTAGTTCTAGCTGCTGGAGGTTCACCTTTTCAAGCCAGTCAAGCTATTTGTTTTGTCATTAAAAACATGCTGGGCTTGATTTGTGATCCAGTAGCTGGTTTAGTGGAGGTGCCTTGTGTCAAGCGAAATGCTATGGGAGCCAGTTACGCCTTTATTGCAGCTGATATGGCTCTTGCGGGAATCGAATCTAAAATTCCTGTTGACGAAGTCATTGACGCCATGTATCAAGTCGGGTCAAGTCTGCCTACTGCTTTCAGAGAAACAGCTGAAGGCGGCTTAGCCACAACACCAACAGGCCGCAGACTTTCAAAAGAAATCTTTGGAGAATAA
- a CDS encoding HAD family hydrolase yields the protein MSHLKYIFFDLDGTLVDSSKGIQESFKYSFKQLGKECPEESIIKSFMGPPLEVSFASVLEESQVPEAINYYRSFYKEKGIWDVRLYEGIPELLTQLKEAGYQIYVTTSKNQPTAQDLLANLAISEQFDNIFGSLPDSFHKADVLRRALRTLDANSEETIIIGDTKFDIIGGKEVGISTLGVLWGFGSQKELLENGADLLANSPKHILKILKEHFL from the coding sequence ATGAGTCATTTGAAATATATCTTCTTTGATTTGGATGGAACCCTAGTTGACAGTTCAAAGGGCATCCAAGAATCCTTTAAGTACAGCTTCAAACAACTTGGAAAAGAGTGCCCTGAAGAAAGTATTATAAAAAGTTTTATGGGCCCTCCTCTGGAAGTAAGCTTCGCCTCTGTTCTTGAAGAAAGCCAAGTTCCAGAAGCAATTAACTATTACCGCAGCTTCTATAAGGAAAAAGGCATCTGGGATGTCCGTCTCTATGAGGGGATACCAGAATTGCTGACACAGTTAAAAGAAGCAGGCTATCAGATTTATGTGACAACCAGTAAGAATCAACCCACAGCACAAGATTTATTAGCAAATCTAGCTATCTCTGAGCAATTTGATAATATTTTTGGCTCACTGCCAGATTCATTTCACAAAGCAGATGTTCTGCGCCGAGCTCTGCGAACACTGGATGCAAATTCAGAAGAAACCATAATTATAGGCGATACAAAGTTTGATATAATTGGCGGTAAAGAAGTAGGAATCTCAACTCTGGGAGTTCTTTGGGGCTTTGGCAGCCAAAAAGAGTTACTAGAAAATGGAGCAGATTTGCTGGCTAATTCTCCCAAGCATATTTTAAAAATATTGAAAGAACACTTTTTATAG
- a CDS encoding LysM peptidoglycan-binding domain-containing protein, with amino-acid sequence MNKKTAKWTLTGAVAAAAFLVSGIANAETYTVEAGDTLSAIANEKNTTLEKLVELNKIADPNHIRVGQILELGNSAKTSETSVAATATPVNNYAAPAATANSAAPSGGLVLSNGNTAGATGSYAASRMAEMTGVPASTWEAIIARESNGQVDAYNPSGASGLFQTMPGWGSTATVDDQIQSAYSAYSAQGLSAWGY; translated from the coding sequence ATGAACAAAAAAACAGCAAAATGGACTTTAACAGGTGCAGTCGCTGCAGCGGCTTTCTTAGTTTCAGGTATTGCAAATGCTGAGACCTATACAGTTGAAGCTGGTGATACTTTATCAGCTATTGCTAACGAAAAAAATACAACTCTTGAGAAATTAGTAGAGTTAAACAAGATTGCCGATCCAAATCACATCCGTGTTGGTCAAATCTTGGAACTTGGAAATAGTGCCAAAACGTCTGAAACAAGCGTAGCAGCAACTGCAACTCCCGTAAATAATTATGCAGCACCTGCAGCAACAGCTAATTCAGCAGCACCTTCAGGAGGCCTTGTACTTAGCAATGGTAATACCGCTGGTGCAACTGGCTCTTATGCAGCATCACGTATGGCAGAAATGACAGGTGTTCCTGCATCAACTTGGGAAGCTATTATTGCACGTGAATCAAATGGTCAAGTAGATGCTTACAACCCTTCAGGTGCTAGTGGTCTTTTCCAAACAATGCCAGGTTGGGGTTCAACAGCTACTGTTGATGATCAAATCCAATCAGCATATAGCGCCTATAGCGCTCAAGGACTTTCAGCTTGGGGTTACTAA
- a CDS encoding energy-coupling factor transporter transmembrane protein EcfT encodes MDKLILGRYIPGNSIIHRLDPRSKLLAMFLFILLIFWANNLVTNLLLFVFVFSLVLLSKVPLKFFLKGIQSMVFIIAFTTLFQLFLTSGGATIFQFAFIRITEAGLSQAGIIFSRFILIIFFSTLLTLTTTPLSLSDAVESLLKPLKVFKVPAHEIGLMLSMSLRFVPTLMDDTTRIMNAQRARGVDFGEGKLVQKVKSIIPILIPLFASSFKRADALAIAMEARGYNGGEGRTRFRRLAWKRNDSMAIISLLILGILLYILKN; translated from the coding sequence ATGGATAAGTTGATTTTAGGCCGCTATATTCCCGGAAATTCAATTATTCATCGTTTGGATCCGCGGAGCAAGTTGCTAGCGATGTTTCTTTTTATTCTATTAATTTTCTGGGCCAATAATCTTGTGACCAATCTGCTGTTGTTTGTTTTCGTTTTTAGTTTGGTCTTGCTGTCTAAGGTTCCTTTGAAGTTCTTTTTAAAAGGTATCCAGTCCATGGTTTTTATCATAGCTTTTACCACCTTGTTCCAGCTGTTTTTGACCTCGGGAGGCGCTACAATTTTTCAGTTCGCTTTTATCAGAATTACAGAAGCAGGACTGTCACAGGCTGGTATTATTTTTAGTCGCTTTATTCTGATTATTTTCTTTTCTACTCTTCTGACTCTGACAACAACTCCCTTAAGCTTGTCCGATGCGGTTGAGTCTTTGCTGAAACCTCTGAAGGTTTTCAAGGTGCCAGCACATGAGATTGGCCTGATGCTCTCTATGAGCCTGCGCTTCGTTCCAACTTTGATGGATGATACTACTCGGATTATGAACGCCCAGAGGGCGCGTGGTGTTGACTTTGGCGAGGGAAAGCTTGTTCAAAAGGTTAAATCTATTATTCCCATTCTAATCCCTTTGTTTGCTTCCAGTTTTAAAAGGGCAGATGCTCTAGCAATTGCCATGGAAGCGCGTGGATATAATGGAGGTGAAGGGCGGACACGTTTTCGCCGTTTGGCATGGAAAAGAAATGACAGCATGGCTATTATTAGCTTACTTATATTAGGTATTCTGCTTTATATATTGAAAAACTGA
- a CDS encoding energy-coupling factor transporter ATPase, which produces MGITLKNVSYTYQAGTPFEGPALFGVDLEIKSGSYTALIGHTGSGKSTILQLLNGLLVPNQGSVEVGSTVITADSVNKDIKQVRKKVGLVFQFPESQVFDETVLKDVAFGPQNFGVSKEEAEALAREKLHLVGISEDLFNRSPFELSGGQMRRVAIAGILAMEPDILVLDEPTAGLDPSGRKELMRLFEELHRAGMTIVLVTHLMDDVANFADTVYVLDKGRVVKSGQPAQVFQDLDFMESIQLGVPKITKFAHELAEKGMTFSHYPITIEEFKEILHG; this is translated from the coding sequence ATGGGCATTACTCTCAAAAATGTAAGTTATACTTATCAAGCTGGCACCCCTTTTGAGGGACCAGCGCTTTTTGGAGTGGATTTGGAGATAAAATCGGGTAGCTATACCGCTCTTATCGGCCACACAGGTAGCGGTAAGTCAACCATTCTCCAGCTTTTAAATGGCTTACTGGTTCCCAATCAGGGCAGTGTTGAAGTAGGCAGTACAGTCATCACAGCTGATTCTGTCAATAAAGACATTAAACAGGTGCGCAAGAAGGTCGGTCTAGTCTTTCAATTTCCGGAAAGTCAAGTTTTTGATGAAACAGTTTTGAAAGATGTGGCTTTTGGTCCTCAGAATTTTGGTGTTTCTAAGGAAGAAGCCGAAGCTTTGGCGCGTGAAAAGCTGCACTTAGTCGGAATTTCTGAGGATTTGTTCAACCGCAGTCCTTTCGAACTTTCTGGTGGCCAGATGCGCAGGGTGGCCATAGCAGGTATACTGGCCATGGAGCCTGATATCTTGGTTTTGGATGAGCCGACAGCAGGACTTGATCCATCTGGTCGAAAAGAACTAATGAGGCTCTTTGAAGAGCTGCATCGAGCCGGTATGACCATTGTTTTGGTAACTCACCTAATGGATGATGTAGCCAACTTTGCTGATACAGTCTATGTTTTAGATAAGGGCAGAGTCGTCAAGAGCGGTCAGCCTGCTCAGGTCTTTCAGGATTTGGATTTTATGGAGAGTATTCAATTGGGTGTTCCTAAGATTACAAAATTTGCTCACGAATTGGCGGAGAAAGGGATGACCTTCTCGCACTATCCTATTACAATTGAAGAATTCAAGGAGATCTTGCATGGATAA